Proteins from a single region of Bacteroidota bacterium:
- the lpxK gene encoding tetraacyldisaccharide 4'-kinase, translating to MRLLLLPLAWIYGFVISIRNFLYNKGWLRSFEFDFPIILVGNLAAGGTGKTPHVEYLIKLLQTQFKVATLSRGYRRIMKGYGLATDLSLVEDIGDEPKLYKQKYPATEVAVSENRVTGVYYVLNDEPDVRVIVMDDGFQHRRIKPGLNIVLTTWQKPFYNDHMLPAGNLREPRKGKSRAQIIIVTKCPADITEDQKLVYQSKLKLSQGQSVFFTTLEYGNVYPLFIDQPEVQLNADREVVLMTGIAANQQLKNYLSNRFKKLHIAAFADHHYFTPKDFKRVTTAFPATKQIITTEKDAMRLMEQKEELLAAGLSVFVLPVDVRFIGDADTFNSKIIDYINQYTPTGTSIENT from the coding sequence ATGCGATTGTTATTGTTGCCATTGGCCTGGATTTACGGTTTTGTGATTAGCATCAGGAATTTTTTATACAATAAAGGCTGGTTACGCAGCTTTGAATTCGACTTCCCGATTATTCTGGTAGGCAACCTCGCCGCAGGAGGAACCGGTAAAACACCGCATGTTGAATATCTCATCAAGTTACTGCAAACACAATTTAAAGTAGCTACCCTTAGTCGCGGTTACCGTAGAATCATGAAAGGTTACGGACTGGCAACCGATTTGAGTTTGGTTGAGGATATTGGCGATGAACCGAAACTCTATAAACAAAAATACCCTGCAACCGAAGTAGCAGTGAGTGAAAACCGCGTAACAGGTGTTTATTATGTCCTGAATGATGAACCGGATGTTCGGGTTATTGTAATGGATGATGGGTTTCAGCACCGCCGTATTAAACCGGGACTAAATATTGTGCTCACCACCTGGCAAAAACCTTTTTATAACGATCATATGTTGCCTGCAGGTAACCTCAGGGAACCACGAAAAGGTAAATCGCGTGCGCAAATTATTATTGTTACCAAATGTCCTGCGGATATTACCGAAGATCAAAAATTGGTGTATCAATCCAAGCTTAAGTTATCACAAGGCCAATCTGTTTTTTTTACAACGCTGGAATACGGCAATGTTTACCCCTTATTTATCGATCAACCGGAAGTGCAGTTAAATGCAGACAGGGAAGTGGTTTTAATGACGGGCATAGCAGCAAACCAGCAGCTTAAAAATTATCTGAGTAACAGATTTAAGAAATTGCATATCGCTGCATTTGCTGACCATCACTATTTTACGCCAAAAGATTTTAAACGGGTTACAACGGCATTCCCGGCTACGAAACAGATAATCACTACCGAAAAAGATGCCATGCGTTTAATGGAACAGAAGGAGGAATTATTAGCCGCCGGATTATCGGTATTTGTGTTGCCTGTTGATGTACGTTTTATTGGAGATGCTGATACCTTTAATTCTAAAATTATCGATTATATCAATCAATACACCCCGACGGGAACTTCAATTGAAAACACCTAA
- a CDS encoding T9SS type A sorting domain-containing protein, giving the protein MKNFNSFIHAGYYRLLLLLMVFFYINQTNGQRLIGGEFTYSNSDEIITFYVTTYSLYLPNINASLNYGDGGISFLDFTSEMINDTVYKNTASAMHIFLSFGIYRVTCDADLLIDSVRNIENSGTRSLFMEVTFYSEVVFTNTTPIYTNSIIDFTVSDLCAVSHQESAYDADGDSLVYMHNLFTVDNGTEIYSSFPETTDTIGINTETGDFNWHNAVYRALYGIQFVTSEYRDGELVGSSMRKIITPVNCGIVSTHDFFPEAISVFPNPVINEISFGGEPIGITYYSILDITGTVLLQDVISGNNIVGLNNLPPSIYLLVIEQNGQKHFAKFVKA; this is encoded by the coding sequence ATGAAAAATTTTAACAGTTTTATTCATGCCGGTTATTATCGCCTTTTACTTTTATTGATGGTATTTTTTTACATTAATCAAACAAATGGTCAAAGGCTTATTGGCGGAGAATTCACTTATTCAAATTCAGATGAAATAATTACTTTTTATGTCACCACCTATTCATTATATCTTCCAAACATCAATGCAAGTTTAAATTATGGTGATGGTGGCATTAGTTTTTTAGATTTTACATCGGAAATGATAAACGATACGGTGTATAAAAATACGGCCTCTGCAATGCATATCTTTTTATCTTTCGGAATATACCGTGTTACTTGTGACGCTGATTTATTAATTGATTCCGTAAGGAATATCGAAAATTCAGGAACAAGATCATTGTTCATGGAGGTGACTTTTTATAGTGAAGTTGTGTTTACAAATACTACTCCAATTTATACAAATTCAATTATTGATTTTACTGTCAGCGATTTGTGTGCTGTCTCCCATCAGGAATCAGCATATGATGCAGATGGTGATTCTTTGGTGTATATGCATAATTTATTTACAGTTGACAATGGAACAGAAATATATAGCAGCTTTCCTGAGACAACTGATACAATCGGCATAAACACAGAAACAGGTGATTTTAACTGGCATAATGCAGTATATCGCGCTTTATATGGAATTCAATTTGTAACCAGCGAATATCGAGATGGCGAATTAGTTGGTTCATCGATGCGCAAAATAATTACACCGGTTAATTGTGGTATTGTTTCAACACATGATTTTTTTCCGGAAGCAATTTCTGTGTTTCCAAATCCAGTAATTAATGAAATCAGTTTCGGCGGCGAACCTATCGGAATTACATATTATTCCATTTTGGACATTACAGGTACGGTGTTATTGCAAGATGTCATTTCAGGTAATAACATAGTTGGTTTAAATAATTTACCACCAAGTATTTATTTGCTGGTAATTGAGCAAAATGGCCAAAAACACTTCGCAAAATTTGTCAAGGCTTAA
- a CDS encoding succinate dehydrogenase/fumarate reductase iron-sulfur subunit: protein MNIKLRIWRQANAQAEGKLVEYQLNDVSANMSFLEMMDVLNEQLISKGEAPVAFDHDCREGICGTCSMYINGRAHGPQKLSTTCQLYMRNFTDGETITIEPFRAKGFPILKDLCVDRSAFDRIIAAGGFISASTGQAQDANALPVEKAAADSAMDAAACIGCGACVAACKNASAMLFVSAKVSHLALLPQGHPERKKRALSMVAQMDAEGFGSCTNTYACEAECPKGISVANIARLNREFLNASLLSEEMPK from the coding sequence ATGAATATTAAACTCAGAATCTGGAGACAGGCAAATGCACAGGCAGAAGGTAAACTTGTAGAATATCAGTTAAATGATGTTAGTGCAAATATGTCGTTTTTAGAAATGATGGATGTATTAAATGAGCAACTCATTTCAAAAGGGGAAGCACCGGTTGCATTCGACCACGATTGCCGTGAAGGTATTTGTGGAACATGCAGTATGTATATTAACGGTCGCGCACATGGCCCTCAAAAATTATCTACAACGTGTCAGTTATATATGCGCAATTTCACGGATGGTGAAACTATTACCATTGAACCATTTCGTGCAAAAGGATTTCCGATATTAAAAGATTTATGTGTTGATCGTTCTGCATTTGACAGAATTATTGCTGCCGGCGGATTTATTTCTGCATCAACAGGTCAGGCGCAAGATGCAAATGCATTACCGGTAGAAAAAGCAGCAGCGGATTCGGCTATGGATGCAGCGGCCTGTATTGGCTGTGGTGCCTGTGTTGCAGCATGTAAAAACGCTTCAGCCATGTTGTTTGTTTCTGCAAAAGTTTCGCATCTTGCATTATTACCACAGGGACATCCGGAACGCAAAAAACGTGCACTCTCAATGGTTGCTCAAATGGATGCGGAGGGATTTGGCTCATGCACAAATACTTATGCTTGCGAAGCAGAATGTCCAAAAGGAATTTCTGTAGCAAATATTGCACGATTAAATCGTGAGTTTTTAAATGCATCACTTTTAAGTGAAGAGATGCCTAAATAA
- a CDS encoding fumarate reductase/succinate dehydrogenase flavoprotein subunit, with protein sequence MALDSKIPEGNLHQKWEDYKNHVKLVNPSNKRKLEIIVVGTGLAGASAAATLAELGYKVKAFCYQDSPRRAHSIAAQGGINAAKNYKNDGDSVFRLFYDTIKGGDFRAREANVYRLAEVSVNIIDQCVAQGVPFAREYGGLLDNRSFGGAQVSRTFYARGQTGQQLLIGAYQALERQIGLGNVQMFSRHEMLDVVTIEGKARGIIARDLVTGKLERHFGHAVLLCTGGYGNVFFLSTNAMGCNVTAAWKAYKRGAYFGNPCYTQIHPTCIPVSGEYQSKLTLMSESLRNDGRVWVPKSQEDAKAIREGRKKPTDIAEDARDYYLERKYPSYGNLAPRDISSRAAKEACDDGRGVGESGLAVYLDFADAIKRLGKHVIEERYGNLFDMYSHITAENPYEVPMRIYPAVHYTMGGLWVDYELMTTVPGLYALGEANFSDHGANRLGASALMQGLADGYFVIPYTIGSYLSGEIFTKAIPTDHPAFEEAEKHVQTTLNNLLSIQGTKSVDQYHKELGKIMWDYCGMARTAEGLTKARDMVKKLRAEFWQNVRVTGKADELNQDLEKAQRVADFMELGELMIVDALERNESCGGHFRVEYQEEGEAKRNDDQYAYVAAWEFKGIDNNPVVHKEELQFEEVKLATRSYK encoded by the coding sequence ATGGCACTAGATTCTAAAATACCCGAAGGTAATCTTCACCAGAAATGGGAAGATTATAAAAACCATGTGAAACTGGTAAACCCTTCCAATAAACGAAAACTGGAGATAATTGTGGTGGGAACCGGTTTAGCCGGCGCTTCTGCGGCTGCTACTTTAGCTGAATTAGGCTATAAAGTAAAAGCTTTTTGTTACCAGGATTCACCTCGCCGCGCGCATTCAATTGCGGCTCAGGGAGGGATTAATGCAGCTAAAAATTACAAAAACGACGGTGACTCTGTGTTCCGTTTGTTTTATGATACCATTAAAGGTGGCGACTTCCGTGCACGCGAAGCCAATGTTTATCGTTTGGCGGAAGTAAGTGTAAATATTATTGACCAATGTGTTGCTCAAGGTGTGCCTTTTGCCCGTGAATACGGCGGATTATTAGACAATCGTTCATTTGGTGGCGCTCAGGTGTCGAGAACATTTTATGCACGCGGTCAAACCGGACAACAATTACTGATTGGTGCTTATCAGGCGCTCGAACGTCAAATCGGTTTGGGCAATGTTCAAATGTTTTCACGTCATGAAATGTTGGATGTTGTTACAATTGAAGGAAAAGCTCGTGGAATTATAGCACGCGACCTCGTTACCGGAAAACTGGAACGCCATTTTGGTCACGCTGTATTATTATGCACCGGTGGTTACGGTAACGTATTTTTCTTATCCACTAACGCAATGGGATGTAATGTAACTGCTGCGTGGAAAGCTTATAAACGTGGTGCTTATTTTGGAAATCCATGTTATACGCAAATTCACCCTACTTGTATACCGGTTTCGGGTGAATATCAGAGCAAACTTACCCTAATGAGTGAAAGTTTGCGCAATGATGGTCGCGTTTGGGTGCCTAAATCGCAAGAGGATGCAAAAGCAATTCGCGAAGGCAGAAAAAAACCAACGGATATTGCTGAAGATGCGCGCGATTATTATCTGGAAAGAAAATATCCTTCCTATGGAAATCTTGCACCACGCGATATTTCGAGCCGTGCTGCTAAAGAAGCATGTGATGACGGAAGAGGTGTTGGTGAAAGTGGATTAGCGGTTTATCTCGATTTTGCTGATGCCATAAAACGTTTGGGCAAACACGTTATCGAAGAACGTTATGGTAATTTGTTTGATATGTATTCACATATTACTGCAGAAAATCCATATGAAGTTCCAATGCGCATTTATCCTGCCGTACACTATACAATGGGTGGCTTATGGGTAGATTATGAATTGATGACCACCGTTCCCGGTTTATATGCATTAGGTGAGGCAAACTTCAGCGACCATGGTGCGAATAGATTAGGCGCCAGTGCATTAATGCAAGGGTTGGCTGATGGTTATTTTGTGATTCCATATACGATAGGTTCTTATTTATCAGGAGAAATATTTACAAAGGCAATTCCTACCGATCATCCTGCATTTGAAGAAGCTGAAAAACATGTGCAGACTACATTAAATAATTTATTATCTATTCAGGGTACAAAATCGGTTGATCAGTATCATAAAGAATTGGGTAAAATTATGTGGGATTATTGCGGTATGGCGCGCACAGCAGAAGGCCTTACCAAAGCAAGAGATATGGTTAAAAAATTGCGTGCTGAATTCTGGCAAAATGTTCGTGTAACCGGTAAAGCCGACGAATTAAACCAGGATTTGGAAAAAGCTCAACGTGTTGCAGATTTCATGGAATTAGGTGAATTGATGATTGTTGATGCATTGGAACGCAATGAATCTTGTGGCGGACATTTCCGCGTTGAATATCAGGAAGAAGGTGAAGCAAAACGTAATGATGATCAATATGCATACGTTGCGGCATGGGAATTTAAAGGCATTGATAATAATCCTGTAGTTCACAAAGAAGAATTACAATTTGAAGAAGTAAAACTGGCAACACGTTCATATAAATAA
- a CDS encoding T9SS type A sorting domain-containing protein: MFTKTFNAKKYAGLATLMMAGFIQNAEGQIIYTDVDPDIMLDPDGTGTLPTFIFMNDGIDLDEDFISDFSFNANYAYYIPSYYSYLVKRNIINIKPIGQNEIAILTGTPDVFRPAEKFNMGDEITADNIWNKSVPFVLNGWLADVDLIDNNELVDDWIGVDFTFAALRIKSGPNYKYGWARLSVGENADYVILHDFALENTVNTPIIAGNTGDCTPPSTSLTTNITSAAAKIHWAPVFGATKYQIRYRKIGDPLWLTVTAGAGATAKNISGLDCNSTYEWKIKSKCGAEFSDFSNTHTFTTASCRVDFNTIADDADVLIYPNPGNGMVTIDLEGLNNVSTQIQLIDLSGKLIQSTTVFDSQVQLDYSNLAKGFYILQITNGEKVITKKLIIE; encoded by the coding sequence ATGTTTACTAAAACATTTAACGCAAAAAAGTACGCCGGACTTGCAACATTAATGATGGCCGGTTTCATTCAAAACGCTGAGGGGCAAATCATTTATACCGATGTTGACCCCGACATAATGCTTGATCCGGATGGAACAGGCACCTTACCAACTTTTATTTTTATGAATGATGGAATTGATTTGGATGAGGATTTTATAAGTGATTTTTCATTTAATGCGAATTATGCCTATTACATTCCCTCCTATTATTCCTATCTGGTAAAAAGAAATATTATCAATATTAAACCGATTGGTCAAAATGAGATTGCGATTTTAACCGGAACACCTGATGTATTCCGACCTGCAGAAAAATTTAATATGGGAGATGAAATTACTGCGGATAATATCTGGAATAAATCGGTACCGTTTGTTTTAAACGGCTGGCTTGCTGATGTTGATTTAATTGATAATAATGAATTGGTGGATGACTGGATTGGGGTTGATTTTACATTTGCGGCATTGCGGATTAAATCAGGTCCTAATTATAAATATGGCTGGGCACGTTTATCGGTTGGTGAAAATGCAGATTATGTTATTTTACATGACTTCGCATTAGAAAACACGGTAAACACTCCCATAATTGCAGGTAATACGGGTGATTGTACACCACCTTCAACCAGCCTGACAACCAACATTACCAGTGCCGCTGCAAAAATTCATTGGGCACCTGTTTTTGGTGCAACAAAATACCAAATTCGCTACCGCAAAATTGGGGACCCACTTTGGCTTACAGTTACAGCAGGCGCGGGAGCTACAGCAAAAAATATTTCCGGATTAGATTGTAATTCAACTTATGAATGGAAAATAAAATCGAAGTGTGGTGCTGAATTTTCTGATTTCAGTAATACACATACATTTACGACTGCTTCCTGCAGGGTTGATTTTAATACTATTGCAGATGATGCAGATGTGTTAATTTATCCAAACCCGGGCAACGGAATGGTAACAATTGATTTAGAAGGATTAAATAATGTAAGCACTCAAATCCAGTTAATTGATTTATCAGGAAAATTGATTCAAAGCACAACCGTGTTTGACAGTCAGGTTCAATTAGACTACAGTAATTTAGCTAAAGGATTTTATATCCTTCAAATTACAAATGGTGAAAAAGTAATCACGAAAAAATTAATAATTGAATAA
- a CDS encoding purine-nucleoside phosphorylase, which produces MEPLMDRLNEAVHFIRQRTDFQPEYGIILGTGLGNLVSHIKIAYEINYSLIPHFQVSTVESHSGKLIFGTIGNKKVVAMQGRFHYYEGYTMEEVVFPVRTMKVLGIQKLFISNAAGSLNANINKGDLMIIRDHINLQPSNPLIGPNEYELGPRFPDLFKCYDETLIQKGMEIAKANNISCHKGVYISVPGPNLETPAEYNYLHIIGGDAVGMSTVPEVLAAVHMSLPVFAISVITDKGYPAHEIEAVTVEDVIAVAKEAEPKMTLILQNLIAGL; this is translated from the coding sequence ATGGAACCATTAATGGACAGATTAAATGAGGCAGTGCACTTCATCAGACAAAGAACTGATTTTCAACCGGAGTATGGAATTATATTGGGTACCGGTTTAGGTAATCTGGTTTCGCATATCAAAATTGCCTATGAAATTAATTATTCGCTCATTCCGCATTTTCAGGTTTCCACAGTTGAGAGTCACAGCGGAAAATTGATTTTCGGAACAATTGGTAATAAAAAAGTTGTGGCCATGCAAGGTCGCTTTCACTATTATGAGGGTTATACCATGGAAGAAGTGGTATTTCCGGTGCGCACCATGAAGGTGTTGGGTATTCAAAAATTATTTATTTCCAATGCAGCAGGCAGTTTAAATGCCAATATAAATAAAGGTGATTTAATGATTATCCGCGATCATATCAATTTACAACCAAGCAATCCGCTTATTGGTCCAAATGAATATGAATTAGGTCCTCGTTTCCCCGATTTATTTAAATGTTACGATGAAACATTAATTCAAAAAGGCATGGAAATCGCGAAAGCAAATAATATTTCTTGTCATAAAGGAGTTTATATTTCAGTTCCCGGCCCAAATCTGGAAACACCGGCAGAATATAATTATTTACACATTATTGGTGGAGATGCAGTTGGTATGAGCACTGTGCCTGAAGTACTTGCAGCGGTGCATATGAGTTTACCGGTGTTTGCCATTTCTGTGATTACAGATAAAGGTTATCCAGCACATGAAATTGAAGCTGTAACAGTAGAAGATGTAATTGCTGTTGCCAAAGAAGCTGAACCAAAAATGACGCTGATTTTGCAAAATTTAATTGCAGGTTTATAA
- a CDS encoding succinate dehydrogenase cytochrome b subunit, with amino-acid sequence MSWINTFLTSSIGRKLVMSVTGLFLITFLIVHCTINAMIFFNDGGAAFNKAAHFMGTNIIIRTMEIVLFAGLIVHIIQAYMLTAKNKQARPQGYAVSNPGANSKWYSRSMTLLGTLILLFLVLHISHFWSNSRLGGMMGIAPLEEVQIGDKEVLNLYQDMLVTFQSPLVLIVYILGVFSLCWHLIHGFQSAFQTLGVNHKKYSPVIKNIGIGFSILICIVFALMPISIYAGWIV; translated from the coding sequence ATGAGTTGGATTAATACGTTTTTAACCTCTTCCATTGGCCGAAAGCTGGTGATGTCGGTAACCGGTTTGTTTTTAATCACCTTTCTAATCGTTCATTGCACCATAAACGCGATGATATTTTTTAACGACGGAGGTGCTGCATTCAATAAAGCCGCCCATTTTATGGGAACAAATATCATTATCCGCACTATGGAAATTGTGTTGTTTGCCGGGCTTATCGTGCACATTATTCAGGCCTATATGCTAACTGCCAAAAATAAGCAAGCCCGTCCTCAGGGATACGCCGTGAGCAATCCGGGCGCAAACAGCAAATGGTATAGCCGCAGTATGACCTTACTCGGAACACTCATTTTGTTGTTCCTTGTTTTGCATATCAGTCACTTTTGGTCAAACAGTCGTTTAGGTGGTATGATGGGAATAGCTCCGCTGGAAGAAGTGCAAATTGGCGACAAGGAAGTATTAAATTTATATCAGGATATGCTGGTTACCTTTCAAAGCCCGTTAGTATTAATTGTCTACATTTTAGGTGTGTTTTCGTTATGCTGGCACTTGATTCATGGTTTTCAGAGCGCATTTCAAACCTTGGGTGTAAATCATAAAAAATACTCACCGGTTATAAAAAATATCGGTATTGGCTTTTCAATTCTGATTTGTATTGTTTTTGCTTTGATGCCAATCTCCATTTACGCAGGTTGGATCGTTTAA
- a CDS encoding asparagine synthetase B encodes MKMLQRLTITLMLLVTGLQARASYILLPMDDGQADHLKCYGIAYWLLENGGKLDWMLNYRGGSFCFQYLDAYEKECLIRGVSYEVIPDASYNKIVADISNPEANMDVMKLEKAPKVAVYSPKSKQPWDDAVTLVLTYSEIPYTLVYDEEVMNGELPKYDWLHLHHEDFTGQYGKFWSAYHTQAWYQQQVEENETIAHEFGFTKVSQLKLGVAQKIRDFVSGGGFLFAMCSAADSYDIALSAEGVDICESMFDGDPADPNAQAKLDYSKTFAFENYKISRNPYEYAISNIDVSHSRTVPKDLDFFTLFDFSAKWDPVPTMLTQCHTKTIPGFYGQTTAFNKSLIKSSVLIMGENKAANEARYIHGEYGYGTWSFYGGHDPEDYKHFVGDPPTELELHPNSPGYRLILNNVLFPAAKKQKQKT; translated from the coding sequence ATGAAAATGTTGCAAAGGCTGACAATCACATTAATGCTGCTGGTAACCGGTTTACAGGCACGTGCTTCCTATATTTTATTGCCTATGGATGATGGTCAGGCCGACCATTTGAAATGTTACGGAATCGCCTATTGGCTGCTGGAAAATGGGGGTAAACTGGATTGGATGTTAAATTATCGCGGTGGTAGTTTCTGTTTTCAGTATTTGGATGCCTATGAAAAGGAATGTTTGATTCGTGGTGTCAGTTATGAAGTAATACCGGATGCTTCTTACAATAAAATAGTGGCAGATATCTCCAATCCGGAAGCGAATATGGATGTTATGAAACTGGAAAAGGCACCAAAAGTGGCTGTTTATTCACCAAAATCAAAACAGCCCTGGGATGATGCCGTTACATTAGTTTTAACCTATTCGGAAATTCCGTATACGCTGGTTTATGATGAGGAAGTGATGAATGGCGAGTTACCTAAATACGACTGGCTGCATTTACACCATGAAGATTTTACGGGGCAATACGGTAAATTTTGGAGCGCCTATCATACACAGGCCTGGTATCAACAACAGGTTGAAGAAAATGAAACGATTGCACATGAGTTCGGATTTACAAAAGTGTCCCAACTCAAATTAGGAGTTGCACAAAAAATTCGTGATTTTGTTAGCGGGGGCGGATTTTTATTTGCGATGTGCAGCGCAGCAGACAGTTATGATATTGCCTTAAGTGCTGAAGGGGTAGACATTTGTGAAAGTATGTTTGATGGTGATCCTGCCGACCCGAATGCGCAGGCGAAATTAGATTATAGTAAAACGTTTGCGTTCGAAAATTATAAAATCAGTCGAAATCCATATGAATATGCGATTTCCAATATCGATGTTTCGCATTCACGCACAGTTCCAAAAGATTTAGATTTTTTCACCCTTTTTGATTTTTCTGCAAAATGGGATCCGGTTCCAACCATGTTGACCCAGTGTCATACCAAAACAATTCCCGGATTTTACGGACAAACTACAGCTTTTAATAAAAGTTTAATTAAAAGTAGTGTCCTAATTATGGGTGAAAATAAAGCAGCCAACGAAGCCCGTTATATTCACGGCGAATACGGTTACGGCACCTGGTCATTCTACGGTGGTCACGACCCCGAAGATTACAAACATTTTGTAGGTGATCCCCCAACAGAATTAGAATTACATCCCAATTCACCGGGTTATCGGTTAATCCTCAACAACGTACTCTTCCCTGCAGCCAAAAAACAAAAACAAAAAACCTAA